The DNA window CGTTATATCAAAAGTGTCATTTTTGTTTAGCATTTTCAATTGCTCGTTTGAAGAAAGAACATTGTATCTTCAATTGTTGCTTTTATCTGCAATGATAAAAGCACAAGGTAATCTTTGCGAACGGGCGAAGGGATTAAGTGCCTGAAAAAATCAACATCCTAATGGTACATCTTGCTTGATACAAGTGTAATTACGGTGGCTCTCTGCTATCGCTTTACCAAAAGTTAGCGCCCCAAAGCAAGGAATGTAGAAGGCGTAGAAGAAAAGCAATTGGTAAAATAATAATAGCCAACCGGATCAGTTGGCTATTACTAAAGAACTTTTCTAAATAAATAAGACGATGAAAAAACTTTTTTTAAAAGCCAATTGAAGCCGCAAAGATTTACTACACCTTATTGCTTTTATTGCTTTACTAATTTTTGCACGCGAACTTTTTGACCATCAACGTATATATGCATGGTATAAAACCCTGCAGCAAGCCTTATGGCTTCTTCCATTTCAAAAATGTTTTGCCCTGATGTTATATTGCTAAAAGTTTTCGTTTGCATTTGCTGTCCACTTGCATTATATAAATCGATGCGCAATTCATCTGCTGCCTGCGAAAACATGGTTGCAAGTGTAAGTGTTTGATTAAACGGATTAGGAAAAACATTTATGGCCGTTGTATTTGTTTGGCTTTCATATATTGAAACTGTATTTATATATTCGGTATACTTTAAAAGTAACGCTTCAACTACGGGAATTAAATCCCACGAAATAAAATCAGCATCGTTATTTAATACCGTTATACTTATATCATACAAAGGAAAATACCATGAGCTTGCGCTGTAACCAAGATCGCCCCCATGTCCATAACCAAAAATTCCGGTGAAATCATAATTCATCAGTCCCAGGCCATAGGTGCATGGCAATCCCGGGGCATTAATAGTTGCTTGAGCTTGTGCTAAGGTTCCTGCAGAATGTAACTCGCCACGCTGGTATGCCCGCATCCATTTTGTAACATCTTCTGCATTCCCGTAATATCCTCCTGCTGCACCTGCGGCTGAATTAAGTGATAACCACGGGAAGAAAAACCAGTGTGCATCATCTGTAATCTGATCACCATTTAAATCTATCCACGCGTGGGCAATAGGGCCTGCCAGGGTATCGTGAGATGAGGTGCCAATACTTGCCAATCCCAAATAATTAAAAAAGCGGTTTTTCAACTCTACATGATATGGATTGCCTGTGACTGATTCTATAATCATTCCGAGCAAAATATAATTGGTATTACAATATTTCCATGGGCCACCGGGCAGTCCGGTAGGTGCCTTAATAAATGTGGTGATGATATCCTCTGAATTCCACACCGAATCAGGATCACCAAGCAGTGTTGGTTGCAAGTTAGTATTTGCAAAAACATCATATAACCCGCTTTGGTGCCTTAGCAGTTGAGCAATAGTAACATTGGGACTAATGTGTGTAAACGTATCAAGGTACTGATACAGACTATCATCAAGCTCAATAAAAGCTGAATCTAGCAATTGCAATATGCAGGCAGCAGTCATCGTTTTAGCCACACTTCCCAATCCATAAACATAAGTGGGTGTAACTGCTACCGGAGGCTGCACTGACGAAATTCCAATTGCATCTGTCCATACCGCGCTATTTGATAATTGCACAGCAGCGCTCAGCGATTTATTTCCTAATTGCGTATGCATGCTATCCAATGCCTGAGATAACATAGCATCAAGTATAACAGGCACTTGTTGCGATCTTGCTGTTGTTCCAATCAAGAAAATCCCTGCAATTAATAGTAGATTTATTTTTTTCATTTTATTTAAATTTATGAAAGCAAAGTTAAGCGTGCACTTTGCTTTTTATTTGTCCGTTTCTGCAAATTTTTTAAATTCGCATTAGGATGCTTTTCAATACAACTCGACAATAAGAAAAAGTTGTTGTATTGGAATTCAAATGTTTTATGAAATAATAAAATTACGGGAAAAAGGCTTTATGGCTAAAGGCGCAACTTTATTGCAACATGCTGACAACTCTTTCGTTCATAATTTCAAATTAACTTTGTATTTCTTTCTAAAGAAATAGTTACATCCAATAGTACGTCCTAAGCTATTAGTTTCATCTATATCTGCAACAACTCTATAGCATACAATCACTTTTGTAAAAAAAGCTGGGATGTTTTATTGAAATAAAAAATCCTTTGGCTTTTCGAAATGCGCTTAACATCCTAAATAATTCAATTGAAAAAAAACTTTAAGCCCACTGCATTAATTCTCAGGGGTACCATTTTGCACCCAGCATGAAAGCGTTTTAATAGTCGCATCATCTAGCTTAGAAGCATCTTGGGGCATTTTACTAAACCCGGACTTATGTTGTATCGAACCAAGAAACTTATCTTGACCTGCTACCGATTTGGCAGAAGAATACGAACTTAAATTAATCCCTGCTGCATTACTTGTTGCATTATGGCAACCCGAAGTTGCACACTTGGAATCTAAAATAGCTTTAACGGTACCATTATACGTTGCTACTGTTCCGGCACAATCAAAAGTTTCTATACCTTGCTTTTTGCAAGAATAAATGGAACAAACCAAAACCAAAAAAACTCCAATAATTATTTTCATCATGTTGATATTTGAATAACGATTTCAAAAATAAAATAAAAAACCCACTTTAAAATTAAAGCGGGCGTTTTTATAGTATAATTAACCTTCACGATTATTCGTAACGCCTGGATAACTCCTTACCTACGCGCTCCAAAGTGCCTGTAATTTCATCATCCAATTGGCCTGCCTTTAGTTTATCTAATATGCCCTTATGTCGCACTTCCAACGTATTAAGGAAATCGGCTTCAAAATCTTTTACTTTATTTATAGGCACACTGCGCAGCAATCCTTTTGTTCCTAAGTAGATAATAGCAATTTGTTTTTCAACAGTAACTGGCGAGTACTGACCTTGCTTAAGCACTTCCACATTGCGCGAACCTTTGTCGATAACTGCTTTTGTGGCAGCATCCAAATCACTTCCGAACTTAGCAAAAGCTTCCAACTCCCGGTATTGTGCCTGATCGAGCTTTAAGGTTCCTGCTACTTTTTTCATCGATTTAATCTGGGCATTACCTCCCACACGCGAAACACTTATACCCACGTTAATAGCAGGGCGAACACCGCTATTAAACAGGTTTGCCTCTAGAAATATTTGTCCATCCGTAATGGAAATTACGTTAGTAGGAATATATGCAGACACATCACCTGCCTGTGTTTCAATTATAGGTAATGCAGTTAATGAGCCTCCACCTTTTACTTTTCCTTTCAACGAGGGTGGTAGGTCGTTCATCTGTGCTGCAATTTCATCAGAGTTAATCACCTTGGCAGCACGCTCAAGCAAGCGGCTATGTAGATAAAATACATCGCCAGGATATGCTTCGCGTCCCGGTGGTCTGCGCAACAATAGCGATACTTCACGATAAGCTACTGCTTGCTTAGATAAATCATCATATATAATTAACGCTGGACGGCCTGTATCGCGAAAGTATTCGCCAATAGCAGCCCCGCACAATGGCG is part of the Bacteroidota bacterium genome and encodes:
- a CDS encoding serine hydrolase, which gives rise to MKKINLLLIAGIFLIGTTARSQQVPVILDAMLSQALDSMHTQLGNKSLSAAVQLSNSAVWTDAIGISSVQPPVAVTPTYVYGLGSVAKTMTAACILQLLDSAFIELDDSLYQYLDTFTHISPNVTIAQLLRHQSGLYDVFANTNLQPTLLGDPDSVWNSEDIITTFIKAPTGLPGGPWKYCNTNYILLGMIIESVTGNPYHVELKNRFFNYLGLASIGTSSHDTLAGPIAHAWIDLNGDQITDDAHWFFFPWLSLNSAAGAAGGYYGNAEDVTKWMRAYQRGELHSAGTLAQAQATINAPGLPCTYGLGLMNYDFTGIFGYGHGGDLGYSASSWYFPLYDISITVLNNDADFISWDLIPVVEALLLKYTEYINTVSIYESQTNTTAINVFPNPFNQTLTLATMFSQAADELRIDLYNASGQQMQTKTFSNITSGQNIFEMEEAIRLAAGFYTMHIYVDGQKVRVQKLVKQ
- a CDS encoding F0F1 ATP synthase subunit alpha; protein product: MAEIKPAEISAILKQQLSNFKTASELEEVGTILQVGDGIARLYGLQNVQSGELIEFQNGLQGIVLNLEEDNVGAVLLGPQGNLSEGDTAKRTGRIASIHAGEGLLGRVVDALGNPIDGKGPITGEKFEMPIERKAPGVIYRQPVTEPLQTGIKAIDAMIPIGRGQRELVIGDRQTGKTAVCIDTIINQREFYDAGKPVYCIYVAIGQKGSTVANIVKILEERGAMPYTIVVAASAAEPAPMQFFAPLCGAAIGEYFRDTGRPALIIYDDLSKQAVAYREVSLLLRRPPGREAYPGDVFYLHSRLLERAAKVINSDEIAAQMNDLPPSLKGKVKGGGSLTALPIIETQAGDVSAYIPTNVISITDGQIFLEANLFNSGVRPAINVGISVSRVGGNAQIKSMKKVAGTLKLDQAQYRELEAFAKFGSDLDAATKAVIDKGSRNVEVLKQGQYSPVTVEKQIAIIYLGTKGLLRSVPINKVKDFEADFLNTLEVRHKGILDKLKAGQLDDEITGTLERVGKELSRRYE